The window TACTTTTCTGAGTTTTCTACAATTTTTCGAAATTTCTGTTTTGAGTTTCATTATTCTGTCAAAATATGTCTATCAAACTGGGAGTGCACTacgatttctttataatattgaaaAGTAGAAAGAAAAAAGTGAGAAAATGAGATATCActttaaagaagaaatattttcCTACAGTTTGGTCTAAATTATGAAAGCTAAATATAATTGGTactatataaattattttatatcgaAACATGTTGAAAATTTGAAGTTGTGCGTCAACAAATACATCGACACTTTGTATTTTGGTATGAGTTAAATAACTGCGTGAAATAGATGTGACATTGACATACAATTTTAAAGCTTAATCTTTTTTCTATCAAATAGTGTTGGTTTTATGAAAATGGTGATAAAAACGAATTTGCTATGATTTTTCAAAATTCCATATTTATAGTTCACATTGACGCCATTTTGTTCAGTCAAGTTCGACACCGACGAAGTTGGAAATAACAgacaagaaatatatataaagactTACGATTGGGATTGATTGTgcctttttatatacatatacgatgttattcatttattttttggtaaatacttttttttttatactaaatcgTTGTTTGGTAATGCAGTTTGCCATTATTAAGCGTTGCCGCAAATTACCATACGCAACAGCAAAACTGTTCCTTCCTTTTTTCTCGAAGAGCAGTAGTCTTTAGGTCGCAAAAGTATTCCTTTGGTGTTAAAATACATAAAGTGCGAGTGTGGGAAAGTTTTAACTGTTTCTAATTAGAAAATTTATTGCATCTCTGCATAATTTAGCATTAATTAACAGGTGAGCTCggcgtttttaatttttaacatcttAAGTATGTAAGACACAAATTAGCTTATCattaatacatgaaatattataCCTGCAATTTGGAACATCCCGCATGCCATTGTTTATTATAACACCTGTAATCTAAGTTATTTTATCTAGATAATATACTGCagttgtttacttttttcttcCCTTCATAATGatttattaacttttttctttatcagtCATATTTCACAATTGAAAAGTCATTTAactacattttaaaaatttcctttattttgcatgaaaactatttaaaactCGTAAAATGTCCGATATCATCTGATTGTGACATACCTTCGTGAAATATCAAGataaaaaaatctagaataaaaagttttttataaGTAACTTTGCATGtggttgtattgttatatttttttcttggattaatttatttttggtttCATGATTTATCACCTACTATACCGCGTTCGTACTGCACAACGCAACTTGCACACTGTAAGTACCATTACTCTACAATAAAATAGGTATTTCGAATCATCttctaaaaaaaaccaattatgatttattttacacCAAGCAAATTGAAAAAGAATGCCCCTCAGAAGGattttagtttattattttttattacagaaacATGCCTAAGAagaaaataatatcattgtcaagttaGATAACTAGTGTCAGATTAAATGACCACGTTCGATAACTTCTACCAGATAATGAGCCAGTTAGAGCGATGGGGTGTAATCAACACCCGGTCAAAGCAAGAGATGCAtcataatattttctttgaagtcggccgcgtttccattccttttaaatatacaattccttgcgAAAAGTAAGAAGATAATAGTTAACAAATTCGGGaaagatataaaaattaaataacagaTTTACAAAGCATACGAACAattctagaaaaaaatgaaacttaattTCAAGGCTTTTCTACTCGGCAATTCTTATGCATTtcataaaaaacatattaattCTAAAAAATGTAGTTTCAAGAATAATATAACATAAAACAAcatgttggtgaccctctgctgttgttttttatttgggcgggttgttgtctctttgacacattccccatttccattctcaattttatctatacaATAAAGTAACTAAgtaacatataataaaattatcaaactGACCTTTACATGAGAATCTTTCCTACTGACAAAATATACCTCTTGATATCTGAACAGTCAGCGTGCGTATGCTGCAAGTTCCCAAAATCTCTAAAATTTCACTTAACCCACGTGATTAAAACCCGGGAAAATAATTAAtaagattaataaaaattaatataaaaattgatttttgaaTATAACCAATTACAAATATCTACGTTTTCATTAAAAACtttctttaaatatacaaatgcaaaaaaaatatttattttatttctcaaaTGTGCTTCCGTTTGGATTCTAGCATTATCGTCTGCAGATTTCATATTTCTTAATCTACTACATGGTAACTAATTAAAACAACACACATGACCCCGTTTACACGTGAATTCATTCAGTGAATCTTATCAAGAAATCTAATACACATTGGTCATAAAATGATCATAAAAACATTATGAGCTTAACAAGATAGTACAATTAGACACAAAAATATTGACGTGCAAATTACTATTTCACACATGGAAACACTTTGAAAATTCTAGCAAGTTTTGGTCAGTTTTTttgctcagtgtttagtttttcaTGCTGTGTTTTTTAGTGTGTTTGTCTTTTGgtgtatttttattataaaaaaaaaaaaaagttatcaatattGATGTCCAAGCGGTTTTCCGAACTTCTAACACCCGTAACactcaaaacaaaacaattaaaagccgTACATAAATATTCGAAGAGCTATATAACTGTACAGGCCTATAtagaaacaaatataatatatcgCAAAATTATAGGAGTTGATAGCTAAAGTTATTTattgacattttaagaaatatttgttatacatgttaGTGAAACGAGTATCATATGGAGGGTTGGGAAAAAGTATAATATAAGAACGAACTCAAAGTGTCTTCCAGTTTCATATTTCTGATATTTAAAAGGGTATATAATCTTTAAATCATATACTATGATCAAGTAAACACAATTGATGATTGGACAAACGACATGTTATATAATTGAAGATATAATCTAAGTCTAAGGAAGATGTTCTTTGGCTGATCTATTGTGACCCCTCGGTTACAAAGCTAATTTGCCCGCATGTACTATTGTTGTATTTTCACATTTAGCATACATATCTCACGtaaacaaaagaataaatatagaaaagaagcaTATTCTAAAGAGTATATTAATTTTTGAGGCTACGTTttgatgtttttaattatttgttttaggtTTGACTaacaaccaaaaaaatatatttataacatatgCTTCTACGTTCATGTAGCTAAATCGTTTGTCTTTTCGGGATTTTTAAACATGATTATTTTgacttgtaaatttttattttcccctttgcatgtttttttaatctaaaaattTTGAATAGGAATTATATacctttcaaatataaaataactgGGAAAGCAATAAATGAATATTCAGATTTcgctattaaatatttaaattaaagtattttgtattgatagttaaaaaataataataactataaatattgattgatgaaaataatataaataataagtaTGATAGAAATAGCGTCAGTATTTGTTAGGCTTTTAATTTGATTCGTAATTTTGATGTCATTTCGGTATTGTACATCTATTTATAATATACTATTACACATAATTTATATATCTACCTGTGATACACTACATAACCAGAATGGCGCAGGCTGCTTCTAAAACGTGTGAAATTTGTGTTTCAAGTCCTGGACATAACTACTGTGAACAGTGTGACCAGCTGTTTTGTGATGGATGTAAAATATCTCATTTACGGACAAAGATGAGCAAGAATCACACATTTCTAAGTGGCCCAAATATAAACCCGGAAGTTAAACTATATTGTAAAGAACATGATGAAAACTTTATATATTATTGCATGGAATGTAGTTTACCAGTCTGTAAGATATGTGCtattaaaaatcacaaaaaacatgATCTGTCGGAGATTAAGGAATCACTTGAAAGTATCAAGGCTGAAGTAAAAATTGATGTTGAAACGAAAATTAAAAAGCTACAGTCAAATATAGCAGAAATCGATCAAGGTACCCATACACATCAAGCTGATGTACAGAAAGTTATCCATGCTATAACAGAAGAAGGCAGACACTTGAAAGAGATGATTGATAAGAAAGTCGAAGGTCTAATTAACAGGTTGAAGGATAAAGACACAAGGAATGTTAAAACCCTACAGTCTGTTGGCAATGAGttaaaaacagctttggataAGACAAAGGAGCAACAGAAATTGTATCAAGACACCCAGGGTATAAAAGATACTACGAAATTGttacaaaaactaaaacaaataaagtCACAAATCGATCAAATAGAAGAAATACAGATTCCTATTATGCCATCAGTTAAATATGCCAAAAAGACAGTAGCAGAGGGAGAAATAGACAAACTGTTTGGGGAACTAACATTTGGGTAAGTTTGTTCTCAGTTATTGATTCtatgaaattaatttgaaaactcTTATTGTCTTTTCCTCCTTTTTCATATGAACTTTGGTATATAAGCAGTCTATTTTCAACTGCAAATGGTTGAATAACTATGGCATTTCCGCTTCTTGATTCAATTATATTATGTATGAGAATCTCAGATAATCAAAGTTTTCCAGATTTAATAGAATATGCGATAATGCAATGCCAGTATACGCTGTTATTCAAATTATCAGTGTTCTCGGATCATTGATTAAAATAACCAGCATTTCACGagttacaaaacaaacaaatttatgcgtttactttataGAAtcctaaatatatgtttaaagttTAAATTGGAATTCAGTAGGATTCAAAATCTTCCTAGTACACATTTGAATGTCAATATCTACTAAAAGAAATTAGAATTCCGATTTATACTTTCAGTAATTAAAATCCAGTACAAATCAGGATTCAAGTATCTACTTCTGGACATTAAACATCCAAATGAGTAAAAGAATGATTCTGAATTTGTAGTAAATTTCTAGTAGGATCAAGGATAGCTTCTAAAACAAAGAAGACGTCGTTATactataattatgattttttttatcttaaagacaaaatgacaaataCGTTGAATACATTTTGGTTTATGTTAATATTGTTTTTACAATTACTCACAATTGAACAGCAAATTAAGTTATAGTCCAAAAATGAAGTTATAATTTGATTAATGATataacaaatttaagaaaaaatgaatGACTTGTAGCAAAAAAGTTTTGCTGTTAAATGAATTCATAGGAAACTGTAACTCCAATTTATAAAAGGTTGTTTTGGGGTCCTGCTGAATCCTGTTGTACGGTAATATAGACatctcaaaactgttttttttttaaattattatgacTAAGACCTATACATAATTTTATTCCGTATACATGGTATAGACTGTATTAGGTGTTTAAGTTTCATTGAATCATTGGCATTTCTAGTTGAAGTTTTATCAAAAGACTTTGGGATTCTCGCCAAGAAGTCAGGAACCAAAGAAAAACTAAACGGTCtttaataatagacatatatatgaagtgttagtacaaactaataatagacatatatatgaagtgttagtacaaactaataatagacatataaatgaagtacaaactaataatagacatatatacgAAGTGTTAGTACAGACtattaatagacatatatatgaagtgttagtacaaactaataatagacatatatacgaagtgttagtacaaactaataatagacatatatatgaagtgtaagtacaaacaaataatagacatatttatgaagtgttagtacaaattaataatagacatatatatgaagtgttagtacaaactaataatagacatatatatgaagtgttagtacaaactaataatagacgtataaatgaagtgttagtacaaactaataatagacatataaatgaagtgttagtacaaactattaatagacatatatacgaagtgttagtacaaactaataatggacatatatatgaaatgttagtacaaactaataatagacatatatatgaagtgttagtacaaactattaatagacatatatatgaagtgttagtacaaactaataatagacatatatatgaagtgttagtacaaactaataatagacatatatatgaagtattagtacaaactaataatagacatatatatgaagtgttagtacaaattaataatagacatatatatgaagtattagtacaaactaataatagacataaaaatgaagtgttagtacaaactaataatagacatatatacgAAGTGTTAGTACAGACtattaatagacatatatatgaagtgttagtacaaactaataatagacatatatacgaaatgttagtaaaaactaataatagacatatatatgaagtgttagtacaaactaataatagacatatttatgaagtgttagtacaaattaataatagacatatatatgtagtgttagtacaaactaataatagacatatatatgaagtgttagtacaaactaataatagacatataaatgaagtgttagtacaaactaataatagacatataaatGAAGTGTTGGTACAAACTATTAATAGACATATAAATGACGTGCTAGTACacactaataatagacatatatatgaaatgtTAGTACACActaataataaacatatatatgaagtgttagtacaaactattaatagatatatatatgaagtgtaagtacaaactaataatagacatataaatGAAATGTTTGTACAAACTATTAATAGACATATAAATGAAGTGCTAGTACacactaataatagacatatatatgaaatgttagtacaaactaataatagacatatatatgaagtgttagtacaaactaataatagacatatatatgaagtgttagtacaaactattaATAGACATATAAATAACGTgctagtacaaactaataatagacatatatatatatgaagtgttagtacaaactaataatagacatatatataaagtgttagtacaaactaataatagacatatatatatgaagtgttagtacaaactattaatagacatatatatgaagtgttagtacaaactaataatagacatactTGAACCTGCAGTTTTCAATTAAAAAGTGGTAGTTCAAActttatttaacaattaaaaaaaaaaaaaaaaataaaaaaagcagtACTTTAAATGCAATTTGAAAACTAATTTGCGATATTTTTGGATTCTCATAACATAGCTAATTcgatttgtttatatttagaaatacactgttttatttgatttttataataatttacaattttaacGTCAATACAACATGTATAAGATGTGAATGAAATTGTTAATAAGATCATTTTTTTTACGCAGAGAAACtgtcaaaaaagaagaaaacccaAAACCTAAGGAGAACGTCAGGTTTGTATTTATAATAGACATTTAACAAAGTTGTTTCTATTATTCCCGTTTTCGTGTTCATCTCTTCTGTGGATTTGACTTTTGCTACACTAATACAACTAATCAAAATACCTAGGTTTGTCATTGTAAGTTATATTAACATATAATATTTCTTTGTACTGTTCGTGATCTCTATACTTATCCTTTGTTTAATTGGTTTTGATTCCAATAGAACCGATGCGTATGATATTAACCATTCGCACGTATACTTAttggttatcaaaagtaccatgattataattcaatacacaaaacacgcgtttcgtctacataagactcatcagcgacactcagatcaaaatagttataaagccaaacaagtacaaagttaaagagcattgaggacccgaaattccaaaaagttgtgccaaatacggctaaagtaatacTAAGTTATTATATGTTAAATAATGGTTCTTTCTCTTGCAGACATGTTATTATTATATAGCAAACCCTAAAACTATTCAGTGATTTGCAGTACCATAAATGGGTTTAAATTGTGTCTCTTTTTTCACGTAATCGACTAATGTTAGCGATGTTGGTTTTAGAATATACATATGGTTTACTTTTGATAGATCAGACTAGAGGTTTGCACGACATATATAAACAATGTAAATATGTGTTATTCGTTCAGTTTAGCTTTCCAAAATATCATACCTTAAAGTATTCATGataaaaatttgtccagaaaagaGATCAAAGACATGAAATTACAGttttgaaaattcctgtaccaaatcaggagtTTGCCAGTTCTTTTTGGATgtgtttaattttgtcatttgattttgctatgtgattatggactttccgattaaattttcctctgagttcagtatttttgtgattttactttttgatatgagATTCAATTGTCTGATCAATATTAAAGGTGAAATTTCAAATAATAAGTTacgttcaaatatttatataagatcAAATGCTATGAAAGTTAGACATCTCCCTTGAGAATATCTAAATATGATATCTTTTATAGAGTTACAAGAACAGCTAAACAATACAGATACAAATGCTACAACTGCTGGTAAGTGTGATGTTATGTAGTTTTCTTTCAGAAGAGTACAAAAGACTAAGTACAAGTCAACAGTTCATTATGAAATCAGATATGCAAATTTGAAAGACATAGATATGAAAAGCACGAAGCAAGTTTTTCCCTTCTAACAAAATTTCATTTGATGTTAAAGATGTTATAAACAATTATTGAAACAGATCTGTGTCTATCAATTTATAACCTTTATTGTCAATACTATACACATTGATTCAACTTTCCTAAATGATATTATCAAAACGCGTGTAAAGTATATATAGATTACAACATGGCATATTTTGTTTTAGACCCTTTATTA of the Mytilus galloprovincialis chromosome 8, xbMytGall1.hap1.1, whole genome shotgun sequence genome contains:
- the LOC143043839 gene encoding transcription intermediary factor 1-alpha-like gives rise to the protein MAQAASKTCEICVSSPGHNYCEQCDQLFCDGCKISHLRTKMSKNHTFLSGPNINPEVKLYCKEHDENFIYYCMECSLPVCKICAIKNHKKHDLSEIKESLESIKAEVKIDVETKIKKLQSNIAEIDQGTHTHQADVQKVIHAITEEGRHLKEMIDKKVEGLINRLKDKDTRNVKTLQSVGNELKTALDKTKEQQKLYQDTQGIKDTTKLLQKLKQIKSQIDQIEEIQIPIMPSVKYAKKTVAEGEIDKLFGELTFGETVKKEENPKPKENVRVTRTAKQYRYKCYNCW